One genomic window of Acidobacteriota bacterium includes the following:
- a CDS encoding ATP-binding protein — MDPVELSMIAIDRDRPAAREFDRLSEAVLTVAAIYGPNASGKSNLLEALAWLSDAVWRSLANWDEVIPREPFRFGKGPATSSTFDIELIVGGVRFEYSLEVDDSAVLFEGLYSYPERRRRVLFEREGDEIRFRRGLGVLAGTRELLTPTTLALSAATRLRDSEIGSAGRAIAGIRSLGASRMRRLARGPGIVAPFVSTTRLFNDSGAEGQTPLFEKKESGDNGEPTRGLDATRKSAMALLRLADFGVHDVRIVKHPIEHGADQSSPRRRHVQLIHSVEGQQLPFEMGEESAGTQAWFELIGPVLDALEHGQILLFDESDASLHPRLSGKLLELFRDPDTNPRGAQGPRGGC, encoded by the coding sequence ATGGATCCGGTCGAACTGTCGATGATCGCCATAGATCGCGATCGTCCCGCGGCTCGTGAGTTTGACCGGCTCTCTGAAGCGGTCCTTACGGTGGCAGCCATTTACGGACCGAACGCTTCGGGCAAATCTAACCTCCTTGAGGCACTGGCGTGGCTCTCAGACGCCGTGTGGCGCTCATTGGCGAACTGGGACGAAGTTATACCTCGCGAGCCGTTCAGATTCGGAAAAGGGCCAGCGACCAGCTCAACTTTCGACATCGAACTGATCGTGGGTGGCGTCAGGTTCGAATACAGTCTCGAAGTTGATGATTCGGCTGTCCTCTTCGAGGGTCTGTACAGCTATCCGGAAAGACGGCGGCGTGTTCTGTTTGAACGCGAGGGTGACGAAATTCGGTTTCGGCGCGGCCTCGGCGTGTTAGCAGGGACCAGGGAACTCCTCACGCCGACGACACTTGCCTTGTCAGCTGCGACGAGACTGCGGGATTCCGAGATCGGTTCGGCCGGGCGGGCGATCGCCGGCATTCGAAGTCTTGGCGCTTCGCGCATGCGCCGTTTAGCTAGGGGTCCAGGCATCGTGGCCCCGTTCGTATCGACCACTCGGTTGTTCAACGATAGTGGAGCCGAAGGCCAGACCCCACTGTTCGAAAAGAAGGAGTCTGGTGACAACGGAGAGCCGACCAGAGGGCTCGATGCCACCCGCAAATCAGCCATGGCGCTGCTACGGCTTGCGGATTTCGGTGTCCACGACGTTCGGATCGTTAAGCATCCAATCGAACACGGTGCGGATCAATCCAGTCCCCGTCGTCGCCACGTCCAGCTGATCCATAGCGTCGAAGGCCAGCAGTTGCCGTTCGAGATGGGTGAAGAATCAGCTGGTACACAGGCATGGTTTGAATTGATCGGGCCAGTCTTGGACGCGCTCGAACACGGGCAGATACTGCTTTTCGACGAGAGTGACGCAAGCCTCCACCCACGTTTGTCAGGGAAACTTCTGGAGCTATTTAGAGATCCCGATACAAACCCTCGCGGCGCGCAAGGCCCACGAGGTGGGTGCTGA